In Candidatus Defluviibacterium haderslevense, the following are encoded in one genomic region:
- the ppk1 gene encoding polyphosphate kinase 1: protein MPNTTIPNEYIDRDISWLDFNYRVLQEAKDNNVPLMERIKFLAIYSSNLGEFFRIRVAHHRNIKRLGKKTKSELDYDPNRLLKKLYKIANDQLKEFNNIFDEQIIPQLKKENIFILSHRELNKSQEIFLDDYFKENLLPYVQPVLLVEKRIKPFLNNSELYLTIILKPKDQVDSATQYGIVKIPSDHLSRFIEIPSEPNHHNIILLDEIVRYSLKWLFPGYTIIHSYSIKVTRDAELYIEDEFSGDLMAKIKKSLSKRNIGPASRLVYDDAMPKEMLNYFLSLLEIQKTDLTPEGRYHNNFDFFYFPDFRLKHLRNKHLKALPYLPFKKHESIFDALDEQDHLLYFPYHEYEPVIRFFEDAVKDQNVTQIKITQYRVAKKSRIMEALIAAAAQGKSVFVFIEVKARFDEAANLAWGEEMEKKGVKVRYSFPGLKVHAKTAIVTRRVDGETKHYAYLSTGNFHEQTAKIYCDFGFFTSEDKLTLEINRVFSFLENTKLPHSSFKHLLVGQFNMNDELKGLIEFEKEQALANKKAKIILKLNNLQDTEMIDLLYDASQAGVEIQLITRGINCLIPKKPGLSDNITGISIVDRYLEHGRVYYFYHDGEEKIFLSSADWMVRNLHFRIEIAFPIYAEPLKKQVMDILELQLNDNVKSRSINYLETNQYISNVHRKKIRSQIETYKYFKELNESPNEK from the coding sequence ATGCCAAATACAACCATACCAAACGAATATATAGATCGAGATATAAGCTGGTTAGATTTCAACTATCGTGTTTTGCAAGAAGCAAAAGACAATAACGTTCCGCTAATGGAACGTATTAAATTTCTAGCCATCTATTCCTCCAATCTGGGTGAGTTTTTTAGGATCAGAGTAGCCCACCATCGTAATATCAAACGACTTGGAAAAAAGACAAAAAGTGAATTAGACTATGACCCCAATCGATTATTGAAAAAATTATACAAAATTGCGAATGATCAGCTAAAGGAATTCAATAATATCTTTGATGAACAGATCATTCCACAATTAAAAAAAGAAAACATCTTCATCTTATCCCACAGAGAACTCAACAAATCACAAGAAATATTCCTGGACGACTATTTTAAAGAGAATTTATTACCGTATGTACAACCCGTACTATTAGTCGAAAAACGCATAAAGCCGTTTCTCAATAATTCGGAACTCTATCTGACTATAATTCTAAAGCCAAAAGATCAGGTTGACTCTGCAACCCAATATGGTATTGTTAAAATTCCATCCGATCATTTAAGCAGATTTATTGAGATCCCATCAGAACCCAACCACCACAACATTATTTTATTGGATGAAATCGTAAGATATTCTTTGAAATGGTTATTTCCAGGATACACCATTATACATTCTTATTCGATTAAAGTAACTCGTGATGCAGAATTATATATTGAAGATGAATTTAGTGGTGACTTAATGGCTAAAATTAAAAAGAGTCTTTCTAAAAGAAACATCGGACCGGCATCAAGATTGGTTTATGACGATGCTATGCCTAAAGAAATGCTTAATTATTTTCTTTCATTATTAGAAATTCAAAAAACCGACCTTACCCCTGAAGGGCGTTATCATAATAATTTTGATTTTTTCTATTTTCCGGATTTTAGATTAAAACATTTAAGAAACAAACACCTAAAAGCCCTTCCCTACTTACCCTTCAAAAAACATGAATCAATATTTGATGCACTGGATGAACAAGATCACTTATTGTATTTTCCATATCATGAATACGAACCGGTGATTCGCTTTTTTGAAGATGCTGTAAAAGATCAAAATGTAACTCAAATTAAGATAACACAATATAGAGTTGCTAAGAAATCAAGAATCATGGAAGCTCTGATTGCTGCAGCAGCTCAGGGAAAAAGTGTTTTTGTATTTATAGAAGTTAAAGCAAGATTTGACGAAGCCGCTAATTTAGCTTGGGGTGAAGAAATGGAAAAAAAAGGTGTCAAAGTTCGATACAGTTTTCCGGGTCTTAAGGTTCACGCCAAAACAGCCATAGTCACCAGAAGAGTTGATGGGGAAACTAAACATTATGCCTACTTAAGTACCGGAAATTTTCATGAACAAACGGCCAAAATATATTGTGATTTTGGATTTTTTACATCAGAAGATAAATTAACGCTTGAAATTAACCGGGTCTTTAGCTTTCTTGAAAACACCAAACTACCACATAGTTCATTTAAGCATTTATTAGTTGGTCAATTTAATATGAATGATGAATTAAAAGGACTGATTGAATTTGAAAAAGAACAGGCCCTAGCCAACAAAAAAGCTAAAATAATATTGAAATTAAACAATCTTCAGGATACTGAAATGATTGATTTACTCTACGATGCAAGTCAAGCCGGAGTAGAAATACAACTCATTACCAGAGGTATAAATTGTTTAATCCCCAAAAAACCTGGACTCAGTGATAACATCACAGGTATAAGCATTGTAGATAGATATTTGGAACATGGCAGGGTCTATTATTTCTACCATGATGGTGAAGAAAAAATATTTCTATCTTCAGCAGATTGGATGGTTAGAAATTTGCATTTTCGAATTGAAATTGCATTTCCCATATATGCAGAACCATTAAAAAAACAAGTCATGGATATTCTTGAATTACAATTAAATGATAATGTCAAATCTAGATCCATCAATTACCTAGAGACCAATCAATACATCAGTAACGTCCATAGAAAAAAAATCAGATCACAAATAGAAACTTACAAATATTTTAAAGAACTCAACGAATCACCAAATGAAAAATAA
- a CDS encoding triose-phosphate isomerase, whose amino-acid sequence MNIKTPKVIANWKMNLMPHQAHDVVEKIIDLCPKASSDIIICPPYTHLYPLRDLIKDNIFLGAQNCHDKTSGAYTGEISALMLADLGVSYVILGHSERRELGPYENLSIKAKIRAAFNAGLQVVYCCGEPDSMREAGNHEDYVLKQLSSDLFDFELSELTKLSIAYEPIWAIGTGKTASPEEAQAMHLFIRNTIFQQFGSDLAHSMSILYGGSVKAKNAGILAFQNDIDGFLVGGASLDPEEFASIVSVFH is encoded by the coding sequence ATGAATATTAAAACCCCAAAGGTAATTGCTAACTGGAAAATGAACCTCATGCCACATCAGGCACATGATGTAGTTGAAAAAATAATTGATTTGTGCCCTAAAGCCTCTTCTGACATTATTATATGCCCACCTTATACTCACTTATACCCCTTAAGGGATTTAATAAAAGATAATATTTTCCTTGGAGCCCAGAATTGTCATGACAAAACCTCAGGAGCTTATACAGGTGAGATTTCAGCCTTAATGCTTGCAGATTTGGGCGTTTCCTATGTTATATTAGGGCATAGTGAACGCCGGGAATTGGGTCCCTATGAAAATCTATCCATTAAAGCTAAAATTAGGGCTGCATTTAATGCCGGATTACAAGTAGTTTATTGTTGTGGGGAGCCGGATTCAATGAGGGAGGCTGGAAACCATGAGGATTATGTTTTAAAGCAATTGAGTTCTGATTTATTTGATTTTGAATTATCAGAATTAACCAAATTATCTATTGCCTATGAACCGATTTGGGCTATAGGAACTGGAAAGACTGCATCTCCAGAAGAGGCCCAGGCTATGCATCTCTTTATACGAAATACGATTTTCCAGCAATTTGGGTCTGACTTAGCACATTCAATGTCTATTTTGTATGGCGGAAGTGTTAAAGCCAAAAACGCTGGAATTCTAGCTTTTCAAAATGACATTGACGGTTTTCTAGTAGGTGGAGCCAGTTTGGATCCTGAAGAGTTTGCAAGTATTGTGTCAGTATTTCATTGA
- a CDS encoding T9SS type A sorting domain-containing protein: protein MNNLIYISIFLFSFIQNSFTQNTSWEFINHSNRCDLLYDIVLDSDGNYNALVESYDDLHFYDSSEYAQIKIMKIDPYGKKITEKILISSQYNYYAKNIFRVKDNYFITSFHYSKPVFYNMDFILLKCDLNFNIVDSFSLNYPEFAIPNSYSQLINDTLIVMLTLDHQDKKTSATEYVMINSNGDLIKTTRQRERTQGIGPHTISSSLDNSKYMAFGDNLYILDRNLNVLSIDSFISDPPRYYISTNSTTLLKWSEKKYLMASISWEFTADLHLWFIDKNFKAIKSVLDRNDTTDDFCAWNGSIAYFNRNSIYTAGTSGTSLFPFDSSAIFITKLDSNLNVKWKKVFALDNYYSLFKILPTADDGCLVGGWFSTITPHVYPKYEAYLLKVDADGNVTSTGDEKHINWEAMIYPNPSPGSFKFDVIDDSGSDYRVDIIDLQGKTVFSSQNQSNHNSINLNFLPSGMYTYSLYREKVLISSGKWIKE from the coding sequence ATGAATAATTTAATATACATTTCAATTTTTTTGTTTAGTTTTATTCAAAATAGTTTCACTCAAAACACTTCATGGGAATTCATAAATCATTCAAATCGTTGCGATCTTTTATATGATATTGTATTAGACTCCGATGGAAATTATAATGCACTAGTTGAATCTTATGATGATCTACATTTTTACGATAGTTCAGAATATGCTCAAATTAAAATAATGAAAATTGACCCTTATGGAAAAAAAATAACTGAAAAAATACTTATATCATCGCAATATAACTATTATGCAAAAAATATTTTTAGAGTCAAGGATAATTATTTCATAACTAGTTTTCATTACAGCAAGCCAGTGTTTTATAATATGGATTTTATTTTATTGAAATGTGATCTTAACTTTAATATTGTAGACAGTTTTAGTTTGAATTATCCTGAATTTGCTATCCCAAATAGTTATTCGCAATTGATCAATGATACTTTGATTGTAATGTTAACATTAGATCATCAAGATAAAAAAACCTCAGCTACAGAATATGTGATGATCAATAGTAATGGAGACTTGATAAAAACAACTAGACAACGAGAAAGAACACAGGGTATTGGTCCACATACTATTTCAAGTTCACTTGATAACTCTAAATATATGGCATTTGGAGATAATTTATATATTTTAGATCGGAATTTAAATGTTTTGAGTATTGACAGTTTTATTAGCGATCCTCCTAGATATTATATTTCAACTAATTCTACTACTTTGCTTAAATGGTCGGAAAAAAAGTATTTAATGGCTTCAATCTCATGGGAATTTACCGCAGATCTTCATTTGTGGTTTATTGATAAGAATTTCAAAGCAATTAAAAGCGTGTTAGACAGAAATGACACTACGGATGATTTTTGTGCCTGGAATGGATCTATAGCCTATTTTAACAGAAACAGTATTTATACGGCCGGCACTTCCGGCACTTCATTATTTCCTTTTGATTCTAGTGCGATATTCATTACTAAACTGGATTCAAATCTGAATGTTAAATGGAAGAAAGTATTTGCATTAGATAATTACTATTCTTTATTTAAAATTTTGCCCACTGCAGATGATGGCTGTTTGGTTGGTGGTTGGTTTAGCACTATTACACCGCATGTGTACCCAAAATATGAGGCTTATCTTCTAAAAGTAGATGCTGATGGAAATGTCACGAGTACAGGTGATGAGAAGCATATTAATTGGGAGGCTATGATCTATCCTAATCCATCGCCTGGGAGCTTTAAATTCGATGTCATTGATGACTCAGGAAGTGATTACAGAGTCGACATCATTGATCTTCAAGGAAAGACTGTATTTTCATCTCAGAATCAATCTAATCACAATTCGATAAATTTGAATTTCTTACCTTCTGGAATGTACACTTATAGTTTATACAGAGAAAAAGTACTTATTAGTTCAGGAAAATGGATAAAGGAATAA
- a CDS encoding glycosyltransferase has product MRDKKIVIVATSEFVFDQRLIRIAQSFYNKNFHVTLITQNKSNQKYDSLPYEFKLINTFFKRSFLFYAEYNLRIFIKMLFLKFDSIYTCDADTLLASSILKSIKGKKLIFDAHEYFEESPEIIGHTYKQWFWTQILKFGIKRADVCITVSKSLGKIYEQKYKKPFIIIRNLPYPTLPSNKVMNINNIIWYQGVLNVGRGLEHMIEAMIHLPEYRFYLAGDGDISSKLKKLVVDLNLTDRVIFLGKLSPSQLNIENQKVWIGINLLDHTSLNYYYSLANKTFDYIQAEIPAIHMSFPEYEDVMNQYHVGICIPDLNIPTIVNAVRFFESKDNYAATLHAIRKAKAELIWVKEEPKLIALLQ; this is encoded by the coding sequence ATGAGGGACAAAAAAATAGTCATTGTTGCCACATCAGAGTTTGTTTTTGACCAACGTCTCATTCGTATAGCCCAGTCATTTTATAATAAAAATTTTCATGTTACTTTAATTACACAAAACAAATCCAATCAGAAATATGATTCATTGCCTTATGAATTCAAATTGATAAATACTTTTTTCAAAAGATCATTTTTATTCTATGCTGAATACAATCTTCGGATATTCATCAAGATGTTATTTTTAAAATTTGACTCCATTTATACATGCGACGCAGATACTTTATTGGCATCTTCAATCCTTAAATCCATAAAAGGAAAAAAATTAATCTTCGATGCCCACGAATATTTTGAGGAGAGTCCTGAAATTATAGGTCATACTTATAAGCAATGGTTTTGGACTCAAATATTAAAATTCGGAATCAAACGTGCTGATGTATGCATTACCGTTTCGAAAAGTCTTGGCAAGATTTACGAACAAAAATATAAAAAACCTTTCATCATAATAAGGAATTTGCCATATCCTACCCTACCCTCCAATAAAGTAATGAATATCAATAACATCATTTGGTACCAAGGTGTATTGAATGTGGGAAGAGGTTTAGAACACATGATAGAAGCCATGATTCATTTACCAGAATATAGATTTTATCTGGCAGGAGATGGGGACATTAGTTCTAAACTCAAAAAGCTAGTTGTTGATTTAAATCTCACAGATCGTGTAATATTCCTCGGTAAATTAAGTCCAAGTCAATTAAATATTGAAAACCAAAAAGTATGGATCGGAATAAATCTACTGGATCACACAAGTCTGAATTACTATTATTCCTTGGCCAACAAAACCTTTGATTATATACAAGCTGAAATACCTGCCATTCATATGTCATTTCCTGAATATGAAGATGTAATGAATCAATATCATGTTGGAATATGTATACCGGATTTAAATATTCCGACGATTGTAAATGCCGTCCGCTTTTTTGAATCAAAAGATAATTACGCAGCCACGCTGCACGCTATCAGAAAAGCTAAAGCAGAACTTATTTGGGTCAAAGAAGAACCTAAATTAATTGCATTATTACAATAA
- a CDS encoding cytochrome-c peroxidase translates to MSSKIIFVLIYIVLLFHFTHCKSPDTANPCSNFELQELIKQVSKSKSLEEFILPESSDFENIPQDTSNPISVQKIKLGQFLFFDPAISFNPKCTPAAGTFSCATCHFAEAGFQAGIRQSIAGGGRGFGFNRQKHPLCDSSEMDVQMIRTPSIVNCAYQEVQLWSGKFGATGPNFGTDSLWPKGSFIELNRLGMQGVETQARVALEAHGMRMSPKLVSETEYQALFDSAFIRTDANLKYRRISMAKAIAAYERIVLTNKAPFQYWLRGDTNTLTAQQVNGAALFFGKGKCVQCHNGPALNSMNFYALGMNDMEGKDVVQKDSINDIPLGRGAFTKKEDDMYCFKVPQLYNLKDVRFLGHGGNFSNVREVIEYKNKAISQNIKVPQKQISNLFVELKLTVKEINALTDFIENALHDPDLKRYQPTYVPSGFCFPNNDKLSKEQMNCNAKQKIFE, encoded by the coding sequence GTGTCGAGTAAAATTATTTTTGTTCTAATTTATATTGTTTTACTATTTCATTTTACACATTGCAAATCCCCGGACACAGCTAATCCATGTTCCAATTTTGAACTCCAGGAATTAATAAAGCAGGTATCCAAATCAAAATCACTGGAAGAATTTATACTCCCCGAATCATCTGATTTTGAAAACATTCCACAAGACACTAGCAATCCCATTTCAGTACAAAAAATTAAATTAGGGCAATTTCTTTTTTTTGATCCTGCCATTTCTTTTAACCCTAAATGCACTCCAGCTGCAGGGACTTTTTCTTGTGCAACCTGTCATTTTGCAGAAGCCGGATTTCAGGCAGGTATTCGACAATCTATTGCAGGAGGTGGCAGAGGATTCGGATTTAATAGGCAAAAACATCCACTCTGCGACTCTTCTGAAATGGATGTTCAAATGATACGAACCCCAAGTATAGTCAATTGCGCTTATCAGGAAGTCCAATTATGGAGCGGTAAGTTTGGCGCAACAGGTCCTAATTTTGGAACAGATTCATTATGGCCAAAAGGTAGTTTTATCGAATTGAATCGCTTGGGAATGCAAGGTGTCGAAACACAAGCAAGAGTAGCATTAGAAGCTCATGGAATGCGCATGAGCCCCAAATTAGTCAGCGAAACAGAATATCAAGCCCTGTTTGATTCTGCTTTTATTAGAACCGATGCTAATCTAAAATACCGAAGAATAAGTATGGCTAAAGCTATTGCCGCTTATGAAAGGATCGTGCTTACGAATAAAGCACCCTTTCAATATTGGTTAAGAGGCGATACTAATACACTTACAGCACAACAAGTAAATGGAGCGGCCCTTTTTTTTGGAAAAGGGAAATGTGTACAATGCCATAATGGCCCAGCATTGAACTCAATGAATTTTTATGCCTTGGGAATGAATGACATGGAAGGCAAAGATGTCGTTCAAAAAGATTCCATCAATGATATTCCCTTAGGGAGGGGCGCTTTTACTAAAAAAGAAGACGACATGTATTGTTTTAAAGTGCCACAATTATATAATCTTAAAGATGTTCGTTTCTTAGGACATGGAGGTAATTTTTCCAATGTTCGTGAAGTCATTGAATATAAAAACAAAGCAATCTCACAAAATATTAAAGTACCCCAAAAGCAGATTTCCAATTTATTTGTTGAACTCAAACTTACAGTTAAAGAGATAAATGCATTAACCGATTTTATCGAAAATGCACTCCACGATCCGGATCTTAAAAGATATCAACCAACATATGTTCCTTCAGGATTTTGTTTTCCGAATAACGATAAGTTAAGTAAAGAACAAATGAATTGCAATGCTAAACAAAAAATATTTGAATAG
- a CDS encoding PorV/PorQ family protein, which translates to MKHYFQISIFILIASQVFGQAPKFSNDFLNIGVGSRGMAMAGAVTASTDHINAAYWNPAGLVNISANFQVGAQHAEWYSGIGNYDYIGFGKKLDAEGKSFGAISAIRMGIDNIPNTLRLIGPDGSVDYSRIQSFSVVDYGFLVSYGRKLKNEAWNVGLNAKIIHRSFGSFAKAWGVGFDVGVLYHKNKIRFSIVGKDITSTYNAYKFTFSDEEKAVLQATDNTIPVSSVEYTLPKLNFGFNYTFTLTPKIGLSTELDLDCSTNGTKASLIGSDKFNAEPKIGIELDYNKKIFLRLGSNNFQSELLNDGTGKEQFTFQPTGGLGLRIGKIGLDYALTNIGNVGVGLYSHFFSVSLDF; encoded by the coding sequence ATGAAGCACTACTTTCAAATAAGCATTTTTATACTCATTGCAAGTCAAGTTTTTGGTCAAGCTCCAAAGTTTAGTAACGACTTTCTAAATATTGGGGTTGGTTCACGTGGAATGGCAATGGCAGGCGCTGTGACTGCATCTACGGATCATATTAATGCAGCTTATTGGAATCCTGCAGGCCTGGTTAACATATCTGCAAATTTTCAAGTAGGCGCTCAACATGCGGAATGGTATTCCGGGATTGGCAATTATGATTATATAGGATTTGGTAAAAAATTAGATGCTGAAGGGAAGTCGTTTGGAGCAATTAGCGCCATTAGAATGGGTATAGACAATATTCCCAATACCCTCCGATTAATTGGCCCTGATGGAAGTGTGGATTATTCCAGAATACAATCTTTTAGTGTGGTTGATTATGGTTTCTTGGTGTCATATGGAAGAAAACTTAAAAATGAAGCTTGGAATGTGGGATTAAATGCCAAAATCATTCATCGGTCTTTTGGTTCTTTCGCTAAAGCATGGGGCGTTGGATTCGATGTAGGTGTTTTGTATCACAAAAACAAAATCAGATTTAGTATCGTCGGCAAGGATATTACAAGTACCTATAATGCTTATAAATTTACTTTTTCTGATGAGGAGAAAGCTGTATTACAAGCTACTGATAATACTATTCCAGTCAGTTCAGTGGAATATACACTACCCAAACTAAATTTTGGTTTTAACTATACATTTACACTGACTCCAAAAATCGGATTAAGCACTGAACTGGATTTGGATTGTTCAACAAATGGAACGAAAGCATCCTTAATAGGCTCTGACAAATTTAATGCAGAACCAAAAATCGGAATTGAATTGGATTATAACAAAAAAATATTTTTGAGATTAGGATCTAATAATTTTCAAAGTGAATTATTAAATGATGGAACAGGAAAAGAACAATTTACGTTCCAACCGACCGGAGGATTAGGTCTCCGTATAGGAAAAATAGGATTAGATTATGCCTTAACCAATATCGGAAATGTAGGTGTTGGTTTGTATTCGCATTTTTTCTCTGTTAGTTTAGATTTTTAA